From Haloarcula sp. CBA1127, a single genomic window includes:
- a CDS encoding sulfatase: MSTPNIVWITLDSLRSDHTTIGGYERDTTPEMADIAASGHGFDTCIAHSKSTLPSSGAILTGYAPTHTNIGIEGNAVPDSITTVAERFQDAGYRTACLSRNSYLSSATNLDRGFDRFQWLASSTIHQAGAKTLASYLWNIRSHSAGLTMDTSKHASPLLMNGVAKRWLGDFESESKPFFFYLHYNEPHRPYYPPGKYLDTFTDDLEMSGREAAERALEIHYNLDEIIANGCELTDEEWAALRAMYDSEIAYTDEMVGQLVSNLRSLNLEDTIIVITGDHGELFGEWGLLSHSYVLNDAVTRVPLVIDGLEDPLAVDDDDIIQHSDIMRTLLEVAGVDGSDTIGVDLREEGREFAVSQRGPNTYEELLTHNPDFDYSAFHTATLSGLRTEEWRYQESEAGSELFEVTDEETDVREAHPEVAESLQSDLADWIEANGQPVSGGQQEEFSGAVQRQLRDLGYME; encoded by the coding sequence ATGTCGACGCCGAACATCGTCTGGATAACTCTCGACAGCCTTCGGTCGGATCACACGACGATCGGGGGATACGAGCGCGACACGACCCCGGAGATGGCCGATATAGCTGCTTCGGGCCACGGGTTCGATACGTGCATCGCTCACAGTAAATCCACACTGCCCTCTAGTGGCGCCATCTTGACTGGCTATGCTCCAACCCACACGAATATCGGCATCGAGGGGAACGCAGTCCCTGACAGCATTACTACTGTCGCGGAACGGTTCCAAGACGCCGGCTACCGGACGGCCTGCCTGTCGCGCAACTCCTATCTGAGCTCGGCGACCAATCTTGACCGCGGCTTCGATCGGTTTCAGTGGCTCGCATCCTCAACAATTCATCAGGCCGGTGCAAAGACCCTCGCCTCGTACCTCTGGAACATCCGGAGCCACTCGGCCGGGCTGACGATGGACACGTCAAAACACGCGTCGCCACTGCTGATGAACGGTGTTGCGAAGCGATGGCTGGGCGACTTCGAATCCGAGTCCAAGCCATTCTTTTTTTATCTCCATTATAATGAACCCCACCGACCCTATTATCCGCCGGGAAAATACCTTGATACCTTTACTGATGATCTTGAAATGTCCGGACGTGAGGCCGCTGAACGTGCGCTCGAGATCCACTACAACCTCGATGAAATCATCGCAAACGGCTGTGAGCTGACCGACGAGGAGTGGGCCGCCCTGCGTGCGATGTACGACTCGGAGATCGCCTACACCGATGAGATGGTCGGTCAACTTGTCTCAAATTTGCGCTCGCTCAACCTCGAAGACACCATCATCGTGATTACGGGCGACCATGGCGAATTATTCGGCGAGTGGGGATTGCTTTCGCACAGCTACGTCCTGAACGACGCCGTTACCCGCGTCCCGCTCGTTATTGACGGACTCGAGGATCCGTTAGCCGTCGACGACGACGACATCATCCAGCATAGCGACATAATGCGGACGCTGCTTGAAGTCGCCGGCGTGGACGGTTCAGATACCATCGGAGTCGACCTCCGTGAGGAAGGTCGTGAGTTCGCCGTTTCCCAGCGGGGCCCGAACACCTACGAAGAACTACTCACACACAACCCTGACTTTGATTACTCAGCGTTCCACACCGCGACGCTGAGCGGGCTCCGGACAGAGGAGTGGCGCTATCAGGAGAGCGAAGCAGGTTCAGAACTGTTCGAGGTAACCGATGAGGAAACCGACGTGCGTGAGGCGCACCCAGAGGTGGCCGAGTCGCTACAGTCCGATTTAGCGGACTGGATTGAGGCGAACGGCCAGCCAGTATCGGGGGGCCAACAAGAGGAGTTCTCTGGTGCGGTCCAGCGCCAACTTCGGGACCTTGGCTACATGGAATGA
- a CDS encoding TrmB family transcriptional regulator — protein sequence MSDPADVFDLVGLTEYEATALEQLLSLGRTTAPNLAEASGIPKARVYGVLESLSDRGFIKVIPGRPKEYQPKSPSDILDRAVENRRQSYESFAADMDSYRDAFLAEYQPRFEQASEDISPTAELFHVVDVGEPSERETRRLYDDADETLRVITNSFAYLDSVSGALEDALERGVDVSVLFLHPDNLPPEKAAVQSNIVDRLATKFPAVDVRFSPEKLPWRGTLMDPSMDYEGGEAILLVEEPDVPNHMRQAALTENGSFVAGMKRYFDLVWEYESVADSQ from the coding sequence ATGAGCGACCCTGCGGACGTGTTCGACTTGGTTGGGCTGACTGAATACGAGGCGACGGCGCTAGAACAGTTGCTCTCGCTCGGCCGAACGACGGCCCCGAATCTCGCGGAAGCGAGCGGTATCCCCAAGGCCCGCGTCTACGGCGTGCTGGAGTCACTGTCCGACCGCGGCTTCATCAAGGTGATACCCGGCCGCCCCAAGGAGTACCAGCCGAAATCTCCCAGCGACATCCTCGACCGGGCCGTCGAAAACCGCAGGCAATCATATGAATCGTTCGCTGCCGACATGGACTCCTACCGCGACGCCTTCCTCGCCGAGTACCAACCGCGGTTTGAACAGGCAAGCGAGGATATCTCACCGACGGCCGAACTGTTCCACGTCGTCGACGTCGGCGAACCGAGCGAACGCGAGACCAGACGGCTGTACGACGACGCCGACGAGACGCTTCGGGTTATCACCAACAGCTTCGCCTATCTGGACAGCGTCAGCGGGGCGCTGGAAGACGCTCTTGAGAGGGGCGTCGACGTCTCTGTTCTCTTCCTGCACCCGGACAATCTTCCGCCGGAGAAGGCCGCAGTACAGTCGAATATCGTTGACCGACTGGCTACAAAATTCCCCGCCGTAGACGTACGCTTCAGCCCCGAGAAACTGCCCTGGCGCGGCACCCTGATGGACCCCAGTATGGACTACGAAGGCGGGGAAGCTATTCTGCTGGTCGAGGAACCCGATGTCCCCAACCATATGCGGCAGGCCGCCTTGACCGAGAACGGTTCCTTCGTCGCCGGGATGAAGCGGTACTTCGATTTGGTGTGGGAGTACGAGAGTGTCGCGGACTCCCAGTGA
- a CDS encoding sulfatase has product MNNVLLVTIDSLRADHMGYHGYERDTTPHIDAYAEESSTFLNAFSHVGGTRFSFPGILSGVTPMMYGGHERISEEQTLISEVFDDAGYRTGGFHSNLYVSGKFGYDRGWDEFYDSAPDESATSKLRKWAKTNLDGTLLSLLRRGYDFLESSQGINVGSYHVPADEITDRAIQFIEDSDDETPTFVWAHYMDVHHPFLPPEEYQRKFRDEPVSDDESIQLRRKYIEEPEAVTPEEHQTFIDLYDAEIRFNDAEVGRLMDAVKSTWGDDYVMALTADHGDHFLEHGYFGGARLLDVKNHVPLLINGWDDTGSYDELVGLTDLPCTLVDTAGLDVPNNWFGQSLRRLAFDGEWDRNEILGGYRDDDGDEHVRVREPEWKLIAHEDKDDELYDLTADPEEQVNVIEDHPAQERRLRKQLNDHRQLVRATEADDVERPDMDEDVKERLRRLGYDE; this is encoded by the coding sequence ATGAACAACGTCCTCCTCGTTACTATCGATTCGCTACGAGCGGACCACATGGGGTACCATGGGTACGAGCGAGATACCACGCCACATATTGACGCTTACGCCGAAGAAAGCAGCACGTTCCTGAACGCTTTTTCCCACGTCGGCGGCACCCGCTTTTCATTTCCCGGCATCCTCTCGGGCGTGACGCCGATGATGTACGGCGGCCACGAGCGCATTTCCGAGGAACAGACCCTTATTTCCGAGGTGTTCGACGACGCCGGCTACCGCACCGGCGGGTTTCACTCGAACCTCTACGTCTCTGGGAAGTTCGGCTATGACCGGGGGTGGGACGAGTTCTACGACTCGGCCCCCGACGAGTCGGCGACCTCAAAGCTCCGCAAGTGGGCCAAGACGAACCTCGACGGCACACTGCTCTCCCTCCTGCGGCGGGGCTACGACTTCCTTGAGTCCTCACAGGGAATCAATGTCGGGTCCTATCACGTCCCGGCCGATGAAATCACAGACCGAGCGATCCAGTTCATCGAGGACAGCGACGATGAGACGCCGACGTTCGTCTGGGCACACTACATGGACGTCCACCATCCGTTCCTCCCACCCGAGGAATACCAGCGGAAGTTCCGGGATGAGCCAGTGTCCGACGACGAATCGATCCAACTTCGTCGCAAGTATATCGAGGAGCCCGAGGCAGTGACTCCGGAAGAGCACCAGACCTTCATCGACCTCTACGATGCGGAGATACGGTTCAACGACGCGGAAGTTGGCCGTCTCATGGACGCCGTCAAGTCAACGTGGGGAGACGACTACGTGATGGCGCTGACGGCGGACCACGGCGACCACTTCCTCGAACACGGTTACTTCGGCGGCGCCCGCCTCCTTGACGTGAAAAACCACGTCCCGCTCTTGATTAACGGCTGGGACGATACGGGAAGCTACGACGAGCTAGTCGGGCTGACTGACCTGCCCTGCACGCTCGTCGACACCGCTGGGCTCGATGTGCCGAACAACTGGTTCGGACAGAGCCTCCGGCGACTCGCTTTCGACGGGGAGTGGGATCGCAACGAGATTCTGGGCGGCTACCGCGATGACGACGGCGACGAACACGTCCGCGTACGTGAGCCCGAGTGGAAGCTCATTGCCCACGAGGACAAGGATGACGAGCTGTATGACCTGACAGCGGATCCTGAAGAGCAGGTAAACGTCATCGAGGACCATCCAGCTCAGGAGCGGCGGCTCCGCAAACAGCTCAATGACCACCGGCAACTCGTTCGGGCAACGGAGGCGGACGACGTCGAGCGCCCGGATATGGATGAGGATGTCAAGGAACGGCTCCGACGGTTGGGTTACGACGAGTAG
- a CDS encoding polysaccharide biosynthesis C-terminal domain-containing protein — MKLGKTAFSHFVSQAVVTLAGFAARWLIAIVLGAGGLGQYSVIVALGFFWLVIPGNAVANAMKKRISEGDSPAGFIGGGILLNAITTAVLGVLVLAAGELLGGIVSRNRELMRVLIDYDVEIVVMLIAAVAYRTTQGSLQGQKRVAATGWLKAGERVTRTALQVGALLAAMGVAGIALGHALSLAVAAGAAFLLSKRRPALPTVDQLRSLINYAKYAWMGALRGRVFGWLDTIFLSFFVSASLIGIYEAAWGIGSMLAIASSSISQTLFPEVSDLSTADGYDRIVHYLDEALAFSGILVIPGLVGAAIIGERVLRFFGPEFGQGGTVLLILIAAYLADAFASQFTNVINGVDRPDAAFRVNMVFIASNVILNAVLIWQFSWTGAAIATALSSLLRALISYWVLGNIVGSIQIPYRTLGTQVAAATVMAAAVSPVATLMPPGRLGTLLLAGFGGVVYAVVLVAISSRVRAKARLVMPETTL; from the coding sequence ATGAAGCTTGGGAAAACCGCCTTCTCACACTTTGTCTCACAGGCCGTTGTCACGCTGGCCGGCTTCGCCGCAAGATGGCTCATTGCTATCGTTCTGGGTGCAGGCGGTCTTGGACAGTATTCTGTTATCGTCGCGCTGGGCTTCTTTTGGCTGGTGATTCCGGGTAACGCTGTTGCGAACGCGATGAAAAAACGGATTAGCGAGGGTGACAGTCCTGCCGGTTTCATCGGCGGCGGTATCCTGCTCAACGCGATTACGACTGCCGTGCTCGGCGTCCTCGTCTTGGCGGCCGGCGAACTCCTCGGAGGGATTGTCTCCCGTAACCGCGAGCTCATGCGGGTCCTCATCGATTACGACGTGGAGATCGTGGTTATGTTGATCGCGGCAGTGGCATACCGGACGACACAGGGAAGCTTGCAGGGACAGAAACGAGTCGCTGCGACCGGTTGGCTCAAGGCTGGCGAGCGCGTGACGCGGACCGCTCTACAGGTCGGGGCGCTTCTGGCGGCGATGGGGGTGGCCGGCATCGCGCTGGGCCACGCCTTGTCCCTAGCCGTCGCCGCCGGGGCTGCTTTCTTGCTGAGTAAGCGGCGGCCGGCGCTGCCCACCGTTGACCAGCTCCGGAGCCTCATCAACTACGCCAAGTATGCGTGGATGGGGGCACTCCGAGGCCGAGTCTTCGGCTGGCTCGACACTATCTTTCTCTCGTTTTTCGTCAGTGCATCTCTCATCGGTATCTATGAGGCGGCGTGGGGTATCGGATCAATGCTTGCGATTGCAAGTTCTTCGATCAGCCAGACGCTCTTTCCGGAGGTCAGCGATCTGAGCACGGCGGACGGCTACGACCGCATCGTTCACTACCTCGACGAGGCACTGGCGTTCAGCGGTATCCTCGTCATTCCGGGACTCGTCGGTGCGGCCATCATCGGCGAACGGGTCCTTCGGTTCTTTGGCCCGGAATTCGGCCAAGGCGGGACGGTGTTGCTCATCCTCATTGCAGCATATCTTGCTGACGCGTTCGCCTCCCAGTTCACAAACGTCATCAACGGGGTCGACAGGCCTGACGCAGCGTTCCGTGTCAACATGGTTTTTATCGCCTCTAACGTGATTTTGAACGCAGTTCTCATCTGGCAATTCAGCTGGACAGGTGCGGCCATCGCTACCGCGCTGTCGTCGCTACTTCGAGCGCTAATCAGTTACTGGGTGCTCGGGAACATCGTCGGATCCATCCAAATTCCGTACCGGACACTCGGCACCCAGGTCGCCGCTGCCACGGTGATGGCCGCTGCAGTCTCTCCCGTTGCCACGCTGATGCCTCCGGGTCGGCTGGGGACGCTGCTGCTCGCCGGCTTCGGCGGGGTCGTCTACGCTGTCGTCCTCGTAGCCATCTCGTCGCGGGTCCGTGCGAAGGCCCGATTGGTTATGCCGGAAACGACACTATAG
- a CDS encoding glycosyltransferase family 4 protein: protein MTDPTRQQECETETQEADLSNVCVVTHPLAAAGENATRSLLDILSAITSVALVTADLPADSEIRDRHELVELTRKGAGDSIVTAAFRFLLNQLRMCRVIADRDEDVVLFFGATSYLLPIIVARLLGKTVLVEPRGDVPLTLRLNWEQQLPDPVAAGLAGAVRALERAGFAAAHGVITYTPEMARQLDLHPEAPTVYPTGARYVRTDEFRVRQPYADRDRVVGFLGRLDEEKGVRELAAVATQLPDDITFRFVGDGDLREWLEEDLAADIEAGHVELTGWVDHDEVPHALNDLELLILPSQPTEGLPTTILEALACGTPVYASPVSGVPDVVRDEETGFTIDSREPTALAAGIERILDRDDLAVISENGRALVEREYSFDAACERYRGILRSVASYSS, encoded by the coding sequence ATGACGGACCCAACACGTCAGCAAGAGTGTGAGACGGAAACACAGGAAGCGGACCTGTCGAACGTCTGTGTCGTCACGCATCCGCTTGCCGCGGCCGGCGAGAACGCCACACGGAGCCTGCTGGATATCCTCTCTGCGATCACATCGGTCGCGCTCGTGACGGCTGATTTGCCAGCCGATTCTGAGATCCGCGACCGGCACGAACTCGTTGAACTCACGCGGAAAGGCGCGGGCGACTCCATCGTCACCGCCGCGTTCCGGTTTCTGCTGAACCAACTCCGAATGTGTCGCGTTATTGCTGATCGTGACGAAGACGTGGTCCTGTTTTTCGGCGCAACGTCGTACCTGCTACCCATTATTGTGGCTCGGTTACTCGGGAAGACTGTTCTCGTCGAACCCCGCGGCGACGTGCCGCTGACGCTCCGGCTGAACTGGGAACAGCAGTTGCCGGACCCGGTGGCTGCCGGGCTCGCCGGTGCCGTCCGTGCACTCGAACGAGCTGGCTTCGCCGCGGCCCACGGCGTCATCACCTACACGCCCGAGATGGCTCGCCAACTGGACCTGCATCCGGAAGCCCCGACCGTGTATCCGACAGGGGCGCGCTACGTCCGGACGGACGAATTTCGCGTCCGGCAACCCTACGCTGACCGCGACCGCGTCGTCGGGTTCCTCGGACGGCTCGACGAAGAAAAAGGCGTCCGGGAACTGGCTGCAGTTGCCACGCAACTCCCTGATGACATCACCTTCCGGTTCGTCGGGGACGGCGACCTCCGAGAGTGGCTGGAAGAAGACCTCGCCGCAGATATCGAGGCCGGTCACGTGGAACTGACCGGCTGGGTGGACCACGATGAGGTCCCACACGCTCTGAATGACCTCGAACTTCTGATACTGCCCTCCCAGCCGACCGAAGGGCTCCCGACGACTATTCTGGAGGCGCTGGCTTGCGGAACGCCAGTATATGCCAGCCCGGTCTCAGGTGTCCCGGACGTGGTCAGAGACGAGGAAACCGGTTTCACCATCGACTCGCGCGAGCCCACGGCACTGGCGGCGGGTATCGAGCGGATTCTCGACAGGGATGATCTAGCAGTAATCAGCGAGAACGGACGCGCCCTGGTCGAACGCGAGTACAGTTTCGATGCGGCCTGTGAGCGATACCGCGGTATTCTTCGTTCCGTCGCCAGCTACTCGTCGTAA
- a CDS encoding glycosyltransferase family 4 protein has product MTGTSPRVCFVVNAVGETSVPADIATAVVKYTDAEVDILAWFDAESFDGDDRVGVTCLDAPDTTVGADVQTVRRTASILREYDVVQAHHNHSGSFAKAIARYLGVPSVSREGNMRKGFNRLGRVANGFTNPLADRVVCNSRAVYDSFTRWEDILLPEDRVRFIPNGVDFARIDAGRTVDWSAREVAGIDDDTALVGTAGMLTEQKDQATLVRALALARDRSATPIELVIAGDGPEQDALRTVTAEHGVTDAVHFLGYLDRRYVYKMLDEIDIYAMPSLWEGFSAAAVEGLATDNAAVFSEIPPFTEPYSDVALFHPTGDATRLADHLVTLASDIERRQRLATAGRELVQEKYEIRTVANAYRELYGELVD; this is encoded by the coding sequence ATGACCGGGACCAGCCCACGCGTCTGTTTCGTCGTCAACGCAGTCGGCGAGACGAGCGTCCCGGCCGATATCGCTACGGCGGTAGTGAAGTACACCGATGCCGAGGTGGACATCCTCGCGTGGTTCGACGCCGAGTCCTTCGACGGCGACGACCGGGTAGGTGTCACCTGTCTTGACGCGCCGGACACGACGGTCGGGGCAGACGTACAAACCGTCAGACGCACCGCGTCGATACTCCGCGAGTACGATGTCGTACAGGCTCACCACAACCACTCCGGGTCGTTCGCGAAGGCCATCGCACGGTATCTCGGGGTCCCGTCGGTATCCCGAGAGGGGAATATGCGGAAGGGGTTCAACAGACTGGGGAGGGTAGCGAACGGATTCACGAATCCGCTGGCTGACCGCGTCGTCTGTAATTCACGGGCGGTATACGACTCGTTTACTCGCTGGGAGGACATCCTACTCCCCGAAGACCGTGTCAGGTTCATCCCAAACGGCGTTGACTTCGCCCGAATCGACGCCGGTCGAACAGTCGATTGGAGCGCCCGCGAGGTGGCCGGCATAGATGACGACACCGCTCTCGTCGGTACCGCGGGGATGCTCACCGAACAGAAAGACCAGGCGACGCTCGTCCGCGCGCTCGCTCTTGCCCGCGACCGCTCGGCCACCCCTATCGAGTTGGTCATTGCCGGCGACGGTCCGGAGCAAGACGCCCTCAGGACGGTCACAGCAGAACACGGCGTCACCGACGCCGTCCACTTCCTCGGCTATCTCGACCGTCGATACGTCTACAAGATGCTCGACGAGATAGACATCTACGCGATGCCGTCGCTATGGGAGGGGTTCAGTGCCGCGGCCGTCGAGGGTCTGGCCACCGACAATGCGGCTGTCTTCTCTGAGATTCCACCGTTCACCGAGCCCTACAGCGACGTGGCGCTGTTCCACCCGACCGGTGACGCCACCCGTCTCGCAGACCATCTGGTCACGCTGGCCTCCGACATCGAGCGACGCCAACGTCTCGCCACCGCGGGTCGAGAGCTGGTCCAAGAGAAGTACGAGATACGCACTGTTGCGAACGCGTATCGGGAGCTGTACGGCGAGCTAGTGGACTGA
- a CDS encoding carbamoyltransferase C-terminal domain-containing protein: MHLGIVPANDGSHHDPSACLVERGEVRAFVEQERMSRDKHAEGQFPLEAIEEVLSIASISIRDVSTISLSRNYDNRRKALGRLARRGYNSTTSGRFERLYDTVMLPLKQSMQLTNEKLRSLTASKLSTHFDIDQSELPEIRCRNHQHTHATSAFLPSGFDEALVVSLDNYGGHLSGGVYHGEGSQLRMLESFPRFNSLGRFFGDFTAFLGFRRSNGEGKVMGLAPYGEPNEHIGSVVESYYTVEDGHYDVEALTYRKPSDAVAKLERDLGFDQRYWRDEIEQRHKDVAFHLQRAVEDIVSQLSEFYLEREGLSKVCLAGGVALNCKMNKRIRELDAVEDMFVQPAANDAGGALGAAYIDSVEAGDSIAEMHHPYFGTAYTTEEVTAVCDELKVDYDVVDDPPERAAERLADGELVGWFQGGMEGGPRALGNRSILADPRSPDSLDRVNRYVKHREEWRPFAPSMLRSAGEQYLEGELSKAARFMIDTYETTAAARESIPATLHPADDTTRPQIVTADANPRYHSLISAFEDRTGVGAVLNTSFNDSGEPMVRSPQEAIRDFYSMGLDVLFVEDVMIEK, translated from the coding sequence ATGCATCTGGGTATCGTTCCCGCCAATGATGGGTCACATCACGACCCGAGTGCCTGTCTCGTCGAGCGGGGCGAAGTACGGGCATTCGTCGAACAAGAGCGGATGAGTCGGGACAAACACGCCGAGGGGCAGTTCCCGCTTGAAGCCATCGAAGAGGTCCTCTCTATCGCGTCTATCTCTATCCGCGATGTCTCGACGATTTCGCTTTCGCGGAACTACGACAACCGACGGAAAGCGCTTGGCCGTCTCGCCCGTCGGGGGTACAACTCGACAACATCGGGCCGTTTCGAACGGCTCTACGACACTGTCATGTTACCGCTCAAACAGAGCATGCAGTTGACAAACGAGAAACTCCGGTCGCTGACGGCCTCGAAACTGAGCACCCATTTCGACATCGATCAGTCCGAACTCCCCGAGATTCGCTGCCGCAACCATCAACACACCCATGCGACGAGCGCGTTTTTGCCCAGCGGATTCGACGAAGCACTGGTCGTCTCGTTGGACAACTACGGCGGTCACCTATCCGGTGGCGTGTACCACGGTGAGGGGTCTCAACTGCGGATGTTGGAGTCGTTCCCGCGGTTCAACTCTCTGGGTCGGTTCTTCGGTGACTTCACCGCCTTCCTGGGCTTCCGTCGGTCCAATGGCGAAGGGAAAGTCATGGGACTGGCCCCCTATGGAGAACCGAATGAACACATCGGTTCCGTGGTGGAGTCCTACTACACCGTCGAGGATGGGCACTACGATGTCGAGGCGTTGACCTATCGTAAGCCCAGCGACGCTGTCGCGAAACTAGAACGTGACCTCGGGTTCGACCAGCGATACTGGCGCGACGAAATCGAGCAACGTCACAAAGACGTTGCGTTCCACTTACAGCGAGCCGTCGAGGACATCGTCTCGCAACTGTCCGAGTTCTATCTCGAGCGCGAGGGCCTGTCGAAGGTCTGTTTGGCCGGCGGCGTCGCACTCAACTGCAAGATGAACAAACGAATTCGGGAGCTAGACGCCGTCGAGGACATGTTCGTCCAGCCTGCAGCCAACGATGCGGGCGGCGCACTCGGTGCCGCTTACATCGACAGCGTCGAGGCAGGCGACAGTATCGCCGAGATGCACCACCCGTACTTCGGGACGGCGTACACCACCGAGGAGGTGACAGCCGTTTGCGATGAACTGAAAGTCGACTACGACGTAGTGGATGACCCACCGGAACGGGCCGCAGAGAGACTCGCTGACGGCGAGCTGGTCGGCTGGTTCCAAGGCGGAATGGAAGGCGGTCCCCGGGCGCTCGGCAATCGGTCGATACTGGCGGACCCGCGGTCACCTGACTCGCTTGACCGTGTCAATCGGTACGTGAAACACCGGGAGGAGTGGCGACCGTTCGCCCCATCGATGCTGCGCTCGGCGGGCGAGCAGTATCTCGAAGGCGAACTCTCGAAGGCCGCACGGTTCATGATAGATACCTACGAGACAACTGCTGCCGCGAGAGAATCGATTCCGGCGACTCTACACCCGGCGGACGACACCACCCGGCCACAGATCGTGACGGCGGATGCCAACCCCCGGTATCACTCGCTCATCTCTGCGTTCGAGGACCGAACTGGCGTCGGTGCCGTTCTGAACACCAGTTTCAATGACAGCGGCGAACCGATGGTCCGGTCGCCACAGGAGGCGATACGTGATTTCTACTCCATGGGACTCGACGTACTGTTCGTCGAAGACGTGATGATCGAAAAGTGA
- a CDS encoding alkaline phosphatase family protein — protein MVLVVLGIDALDPELVDPADHPNLTLDSYRSIETINSVEGEPSTHELWPTIITGLSPEEHGLELEDGVAWENPLLRYGSAAASYLLPDGIQTRIGAWLLNNTGEDAFRVPATYYQNEGISTVFDGREAATIGIPNYVVDPDIEDREHSLRRNLGDLFERDQSARGGHTSSDPVAFYEQCLEMSMIRLARARRALRGGQKSLVFAYTSGLDLIGHVTYDQPTLQMQAYDELDEFVGELRDDLHEDDELLLVSDHGLQDGVHTHEAMVAATDNRLVDDVGSVLDVRAAIESELDAHDHDGSGRGQRLSMGQNDAVTSQLEDLGYM, from the coding sequence ATGGTGCTGGTCGTTCTTGGTATCGACGCGCTGGATCCGGAGCTGGTAGACCCTGCGGACCATCCGAACCTCACGCTCGATAGCTACCGATCTATCGAGACAATAAACAGCGTTGAAGGGGAGCCAAGTACCCACGAACTGTGGCCGACGATTATCACCGGTCTTTCTCCCGAAGAGCATGGGCTCGAACTCGAGGACGGTGTGGCCTGGGAGAACCCCTTGCTACGGTACGGGAGCGCGGCCGCGAGCTACCTGCTTCCCGACGGGATTCAAACCAGAATTGGTGCGTGGCTGCTCAACAATACCGGCGAAGACGCGTTCCGTGTTCCAGCGACCTACTACCAGAACGAAGGGATATCGACGGTATTCGACGGTCGTGAGGCCGCGACCATCGGCATCCCGAACTACGTTGTCGATCCCGATATCGAGGACCGAGAACACAGCCTTCGGCGGAACCTCGGAGACCTGTTCGAACGCGACCAGAGCGCCCGGGGTGGTCATACCTCATCCGACCCGGTAGCGTTCTACGAGCAGTGTCTGGAGATGTCAATGATTCGCCTCGCCCGGGCGCGAAGAGCACTCAGAGGCGGCCAAAAGAGTCTGGTCTTCGCGTACACGAGCGGACTTGACCTTATCGGCCACGTCACCTACGACCAGCCGACTCTCCAGATGCAGGCCTACGACGAACTCGACGAGTTCGTGGGTGAACTGCGGGATGACCTCCACGAGGACGATGAACTCCTTCTCGTGAGCGACCACGGGCTACAGGACGGCGTCCACACCCACGAGGCAATGGTCGCGGCGACGGACAACCGTCTCGTTGACGATGTCGGGAGCGTACTGGATGTCCGTGCGGCCATCGAGTCCGAACTGGACGCTCACGACCACGACGGCAGCGGCCGCGGGCAGCGACTCTCGATGGGGCAGAATGACGCCGTCACCTCGCAGCTTGAAGATCTCGGGTATATGTAA